The genomic stretch TAACGCCCGTATTTTACAAAAAAAGCCTGCAAATAGCAGGCCAAACTTAAAAATAATATGACGTATACCCAAACTACTTGGAGTTGCAGGTAGGCGGCAAGTGAGGTCATCCCCGTGAACATAGACAGACTATGTGATTGGGGTGAACGTGCGTAGCCAACACCGCTGCAGCTTCAAGTAGGAAGGGTATAAATGAGTGTATTAAGCGAAAAGCGATCGTACTCGTACCACTCTGGCTATTTCGTATGTTAAAGCAGCGTCAAACTATCGACTTCAATTTCTGGGGTATTGCCGCCTTCAAACTCACCAAATAAGCGCAGGCGCGTATTGCTGTTAATGGTTTGCGTAAAACGAATATCGTCATCGAGCTCTACTTGAATCTCGGCGCTGCCATCGGTGAAAATATAGGTATCTTTATTGAGCTGGCGGACCAAAGTGCCTTCAACGACGACATCTTTCTCCGTAAACATATTTGAATCTTTCAGTAGTTCGGATACGACCGATACATTCACCGGACCATCAAAACTGATACCTTGTGCTGTTGAAGAGTTGTTGGCGAGCGCGATGGCTGGTGTGGTTGTCAAAGCAGCGATTGCGATAATAAGTGTTTTGTTCATGTTCTTTTCCTATGTTTAACCGAGGTTGTTTCGATAGGGGTATTAGAACAAAACGGATTTGAATGGTTGCTTAGCGCTTGATTCATATTGGATTCATTTTCTAAAGTGTCAAAAAAGGCTAAAATAGGCCTCCCTTGAATAGCGACGATAAAAAATGGAAGCAAAAGTAACCACGCTCATGGTGCAAGGCACTACCTCTGATGCGGGAAAAA from Vibrio vulnificus NBRC 15645 = ATCC 27562 encodes the following:
- a CDS encoding YgiW/YdeI family stress tolerance OB fold protein encodes the protein MNKTLIIAIAALTTTPAIALANNSSTAQGISFDGPVNVSVVSELLKDSNMFTEKDVVVEGTLVRQLNKDTYIFTDGSAEIQVELDDDIRFTQTINSNTRLRLFGEFEGGNTPEIEVDSLTLL